The nucleotide sequence GATTTCGCGGAACACGATTgcttattttaaacatttaattttacttctttataaatttattaagtgATCGTGTACGAAAACCGTGAAACAGACATATCTACGTATATTTGATGGATTGATTGCCCAACATTGATTATGAATAATACTTAATCAGTAGATGAAGGGGAAAGGAGAAAACAAATAAACTCTAAAACATAGAACAATCAAATCAATTTAAACAGaaactacaattttttaaaatgcatGGGAGAGGATTCGTTTGGGGCTATATGTAAAGTTGGCCAGGGCATTCGTGGTTGATTAGCTTAAACTAACTTTCGGCCTTAAAATGTAGTGGCCTGGCTacaattagatgaacatcTTCTCCAGCATTTTCCTAAGTTTCTCCTGGGCGTAGCGGATCTTCTGATACAAGTCTTTAGACACGCCATTCTCCACGATGGTCGAGAATCGGTAGGTGCGGAAATTCTTCTCGTGGTCCATATAGGTTATGGCACTCATACGTGGGCAGAGGATGAGCTTCATGTGGTCCGAGAAGTTGAGCTAAGGGGGCGGACAGTGATTAGTTATCTAATATATATTCCAATGGTTTGGGACTTTACCTGCACGGATCCGTTGGTCAGATGCATGACCACGGCACACGTTGTACGGAACCAGGAGTGCAAATGCGGCATACGCGAGATCTGATCGCTTTCGATATTCACATTGTTGGCGCCTGCCTTTACCAAATGCTCGATCATGTAGCGCTTGAAGTAGGACAGCAACTTCATCTTCTTGTCGAGCGACTTGCAGTAATCTGTGGTGGTCATGTAAGACTCCTTGCCGTCCTTGTCGATGAAGTGCACGTTGATTTGGTTGGGCAGCAGAATCAGCTTCGTAGTGTCGTTGAACATTACGCCAATGCCCTCATCGCAGAGCTGGTAACCAAAGCCGTATTTGTCGCTGTAGTCCACCCACTTGGATATCCAGAAGAGCGGTTGTGCTGCCGGATCGGTGTTCTCGTCGCCCAGATTGCCTTGCAAAATACGCGGCTAAATTGGGATAACATTAAGGCATAAGAAAACATTTTGTAAGTTAATTAAGCAATAAAGCAATACCTTGCCGTTAATGAGATTGGTGAGCTGCTGGTGCAGGCTCTCAATATCGCTGCGATAGTCCTCGCTGTGGCGGCACACCTGGGCCGAGGCGGTGATGGCGTCGTGCAGATTGGCCTTGAGGAAGGTCGACTCCAGACGGGTGTCGTCGGGCCTGATGCCATTCATCTCCATCAGCGGCTTGCGGTGCGCCGAGTCCTCGATGGTGTCGTTGCTGCCGATACGCGGCGCCATCGTCAGACAAGAGACGGGCAAGAACATGGGCACCTTGGAGCCCTTAAGGAACTCAAAGTTCAGCAGCTGTCCAATCGCCGGGCGGCTCTCCGGATTCGGCTGCAGCATGGCAATAACCATGTCTGCCGCCGGCTTCCTTAAGTAGCTGGGCACGCGGTACTCGCACTTCTTGATCTTCGAGTAGGTGTCCTTCAGAGTCTTGGTCTCGAACGGTGGCTGGCCCACCAGCAGTGTGTACATGACGCAGCCAATCGACCAGATGTCCACCTCAAAGGAGTGTCCTTTCTTGGTGAGGATCTCCGGGGCAATGTAGTTGGGCGTGCCGCACAAGGTCTTCTTTCGCTCGCCCTCATACTCGATCCGCGTGGCCAGACCGAAATCTCCGATTTTCACGTGCAACAAGTCATTGAGAAAGAGGTTTCCCAGCTTCAAATCACGATGGATGATGCGGTTATCGTGCAAGTACTTTACGCCCTGGATGATCTGGTAAATGTAGTAGCGGCACTCGAACTCCGTGATACTTTTCCTACGCTTGTGCAGCTCCATCATGGACTGCAAATCGAAGAGGTTAGTCATTGAAGTATTTTTGCAGGGAAGGTCCCCAATCGAAGCTCACTCT is from Drosophila suzukii chromosome 3, CBGP_Dsuzu_IsoJpt1.0, whole genome shotgun sequence and encodes:
- the polo gene encoding serine/threonine-protein kinase polo codes for the protein MAAKPEDKSTDIPDRLFDSNQRKTYKRMRFFGKGGFAKCYEIIDVETDDVFAGKIVSKKLMIKHNQKEKTAQEITIHRSLNHPNIVKFHSYFEDVQNIYIVLELCKKRSMMELHKRRKSITEFECRYYIYQIIQGVKYLHDNRIIHRDLKLGNLFLNDLLHVKIGDFGLATRIEYEGERKKTLCGTPNYIAPEILTKKGHSFEVDIWSIGCVMYTLLVGQPPFETKTLKDTYSKIKKCEYRVPSYLRKPAADMVIAMLQPNPESRPAIGQLLNFEFLKGSKVPMFLPVSCLTMAPRIGSNDTIEDSAHRKPLMEMNGIRPDDTRLESTFLKANLHDAITASAQVCRHSEDYRSDIESLHQQLTNLINGKPRILQGNLGDENTDPAAQPLFWISKWVDYSDKYGFGYQLCDEGIGVMFNDTTKLILLPNQINVHFIDKDGKESYMTTTDYCKSLDKKMKLLSYFKRYMIEHLVKAGANNVNIESDQISRMPHLHSWFRTTCAVVMHLTNGSVQLNFSDHMKLILCPRMSAITYMDHEKNFRTYRFSTIVENGVSKDLYQKIRYAQEKLRKMLEKMFI